In Solimonas sp. K1W22B-7, the DNA window GGCAAGAAACCACAGGTATCCGAATCCCAAACGTCGGATCATGGCGACGATCATCCTCGCAACGGCAACGTATGCACCCGCATCCCCTCATACGGCCGCCGCGACAGCGTCAGCAGCGCCTCGGCCACCGCCAGCGTCGTGATCGGCCGGTACTTGGCCAGTGGGCCGGCCAGCAGCGGCGAGAACAGCGGGCTGAGCTTCTGCGCCAGGGCTTCGCCGGGGCGGGATTCGCTGCGTTCGCCCATCAGCAGCGAGGGCTGAACGATGCGCAGCGAGGGATAGCCCAGCGCCGCCACGTCCTGTTCCATGCGGCCCTTCACGCGCGAATAGAACGACGGCGAGTGGGCCGAGGCGCCGATCGCGGACACCACCAGGAACTGGCGGGCGCCCTGGGCCAGGGCGGCCTGGGCCAGGGCGACGACGAAGTCGTGGTCCACCTGCTCCAGGCCGGCGCGGCCGGCCTTGCCCTGGGTGGTGCCCAGGCCGCAGTAGACGTCGTCGGCCTTGAGCTGGTCGCCGAGGGCGGGCAGGTCGCTGAAATCGCTGATCACCGTCTGCAGCTTGGGATGCGACAGGGGCGGCGGCCGGCGGCCGATGACCTTGACGCGGTCGTAGTCGGGCGATGCCAGCAGCAGCGGCAGCAGCTGCTGTCCCACGGCGCCGGTGGCGCCGGCCACCAGGGCGGTCTTGGACTCGGTCACGGTGCTATCCTCGGTCTATGGCGGCAGTGTAACCGCCGGGATTGAA includes these proteins:
- a CDS encoding NAD(P)H-binding protein yields the protein MTESKTALVAGATGAVGQQLLPLLLASPDYDRVKVIGRRPPPLSHPKLQTVISDFSDLPALGDQLKADDVYCGLGTTQGKAGRAGLEQVDHDFVVALAQAALAQGARQFLVVSAIGASAHSPSFYSRVKGRMEQDVAALGYPSLRIVQPSLLMGERSESRPGEALAQKLSPLFSPLLAGPLAKYRPITTLAVAEALLTLSRRPYEGMRVHTLPLRG